The window TTCGGCATTGGGTTATCTCTATTATCTCGAAAAACAAACACCTCAAATAGATACTGAAAACGTACGCAGTCAAATTGAAATGAAGCTGCGCATCGAGCAGCACCAGAACAATATCGTAAATCTCACTGCGGCAGCGGAATTCAGTAAAGGCTGGGAAGCCGAAATATGGTCTGAAGTACAGGCATTGGCCGCGCTGCTGGGTAGTGATGACACCTGGTTGACCGAGGCAACGCAATCTATTTATCTGGCGTATTTGCAGGCGATCGAGCAGCGCATCGCGGACGAAGATCTGCCAACCGCAGAACGACTGATCAATAATGCGCCGCGTTACGCCGGTGACTTAACCCTGTTAGAAAAGCTGCAGACTTCATACGCTGAAGTGGAAGCTGCAATTGCAGAGCGCGTCGCTGCAGAAGAGGAGCGCGCGCGCCGCAAAAGTTAAGGCTGTGCAGGTTGCGGCGCAAAAGGCTGTGGAACAGGAAAAGCGCGATATTTATAACCAGGCCATGAAAAACGTTGACGAACAGACGTCCTGTCGAAGCGGCTTGAATACGCGCGATCTTAAAATCGCGCTGAACAAGCTACGCGAGGTCGATCCTGCGCGCTACCGCAAAGCGGAATCTGGCATTGTCGCAGATTTGTCCGCTTGCATCGCGAAAATTGGCCGCTCATTTCCCGAGCGAGCCACGGAATATAAAAAGCAGGCTATTAAATTATTTCCCGGAAATTCGGCGATTGCGAACGTTGCCATTGTTCCCAAAGACCCCTGTGATTTATCGCTGGCGGGTCTGGGTGCGCGCGGTAAACGGGCCATATGTCGCGATCGTTTGGCTGGTGAAGAAAAGGGGCCGTCTCTGGTTGTGATACCAGCCAAGGGCAGTATGAAGGCCTTCGCGCTCGGTAAATACGAAGTTTCCGTAGATGAGTGGAATCAGTTTTGCGCAAGTGACGGCAATTGCCCGGTGAAAAAAAATACATCGGGCGACTTACCCATTACCAGTGTGTCATCCAGCGAAGTTAAAAGCTATTTGGCGTGGATTAGCGACAA of the Teredinibacter turnerae T7901 genome contains:
- a CDS encoding formylglycine-generating enzyme family protein, encoding MEQEKRDIYNQAMKNVDEQTSCRSGLNTRDLKIALNKLREVDPARYRKAESGIVADLSACIAKIGRSFPERATEYKKQAIKLFPGNSAIANVAIVPKDPCDLSLAGLGARGKRAICRDRLAGEEKGPSLVVIPAKGSMKAFALGKYEVSVDEWNQFCASDGNCPVKKNTSGDLPITSVSSSEVKSYLAWISDKAKRKYRLPTRAEWEYAARAGQAKLDSNRNCKLNSRGIQKGDSLIKTEVGAQNRWGLVNHVGNARELVADRGGALVAIGGSFQTPMEDCTANLAESFSQADDITGFRVLREIVER